ACGCCGGCACAAGGCCGGCGTTTTCGTGGATGCAGCGCGTGAACCTCAGTGCTTGAGCGTCTTGCGCAGGCGTTCCAGGGCCTGCAGCTGGACAACGGCTTCGGCCAGCTTCTGCTGGGCTTCGGCCACTTCCATGGCTTCACCGCGGTTGGCCAGGATGCGCTCGGCTTCTTCCTTGGCCTTGCGGACCGAGGCTTCGTCGATGTCCTGCGCGCGGATCGCGGTGTCGGCCAGCACGGTCACCACCTGCGGCTGAACTTCCAGGATGCCGCCGGAAATGGCGAAATCCAGCTGCTCGCCGTTCGGCGTGGTCACCACCACCTTGCCCGGCTTCAGGCGGGTGATCAGCGGCGCGTGCTTGGGCGCGATGCCCAGTTCGCCCAGCTCACCGGTGGCCACGACCAGGGTCGCTTCGCCACGGAAGATTTCCTGCTCGGCGCTGACGATGTCGCAACGGATCGTGCTCATGCAAATCTCTTCGCTGTTCGCGGCGGCGCAATGCCACCGTGGGAGTCCACCGGCGCGGGCGGTTGCCCGGCGCCGGCGTCAGGTCGGGCAGGATCGCTCCCGCCCGCCCCGGATCAGGCCTTCTCGGCCATCTTCTTGGCCTTCTCGACCGCTTCTTCGATGCCGCCGACCATGTAGAACGCCTGCTCCGGCAGGTGGTCGTACTCGCCATCGACGATGGCCTTGAAGCCACGGATGGTGTCCTTCAGAGGCACGTACTTGCCCGGCGAACCGGTGAACACTTCGGCCACGTGGAACGGCTGGCTGAAGAAGCGCTCGATCTTACGGGCGCGCGACACGGCCTGCTTGTCCTCTTCGGACAGTTCGTCCATGCCCAGGATCGCGATGATGTCCTTCAGTTCCTTGTACTTCTGCAGGGTCTGCTGGACGCGCTGGGCGGTGTCGTAGTGCTCGTGGCCGATGACCAGCGGATCCATCTGGCGGCTGGTGGAGTCCAGCGGATCGACGGCCGGGTAGATACCCAGCGAGGCGATCGAACGCGACAGGGTGACGGTCGAGTCCAGGTGGGCGAAGGTGGTCGCCGGCGACGGGTCGGTCAGGTCGTCCGCGGGAACGTAGACGGCCTGGATCGAGGTGATCGAGCCATTCTTGGTCGAGGTGATGCGCTCCTGCAGGACGCCCATTTCCTCGGCCAGGGTCGGCTGGTAACCCACGGCGGACGGCATGCGGCCCAGCAGTGCCGACACTTCGGTACCGGCCAGGGTGTAGCGGTAGATGTTGTCGACGAACAGCAGGACGTCCTTGCCCTTGCCGTTTTCGTCCTTCTCGTCGCGGAAGTACTCGGCCATGGTCAGGCCGGTCAGGGCGACGCGCAGACGGTTGCCCGGCGGCTCGTTCATCTGGCCGTACACCATCGCCACCTTGTCGAGGACGTTGGAGTCCTTCATTTCGTGGTAGAAGTCGTTGCCCTCACGGGTACGCTCACCCACGCCGGCGAACACGGACAGACCGCTGTGCGCCTTGGCGATGTTGTTGATCAGCTCCATCATGTTGACGGTCTTGCCGACGCCGGCGCCGCCGAACAGGCCGACCTTGCCGCCCTTGGCGAACGGGCACATCAGGTCGATGACCTTGATGCCGGTTTCCAGCAGCTCGGTGGCCGGGGACTGGTCTTCGTACGACGGCGCCGCACGGTGGATTTCCCAGTTGTCGCTGGCAGCCACCGGGCCGGCTTCGTCGATCGGACGGCCGAGCACGTCCATGATGCGGCCCAGGGTGCCGGCGCCGACCGGCACCGAGATGCCACGACCGGTGTTGGTGGCGACCAGGTTGCGCTTCAGGCCGTCGGTGGAACCGAGGGCGATGGTACGCACCACGCCGTCGCCCAGCTGCTGCTGGACTTCAAGGGTGATTTCGGTGTTGTCGACCTTCAGCGCGTCGTACACCTTCGGCACCGACTCACGCGGGAATTCGACGTCGACGACCGCGCCGATGATCTGAACGATCTTGCCCTGACTCATTGCTGCATCCTCTAAATGTGTGCTTTGAACGAACGCGGTCAGACTGCTGCCGCGCCGCCGACGATTTCGGAGATTTCCTGGGTGATCGCTGCCTGGCGCGCCTTGTTGTAGACGAGCTGCAGGGTGCCGATCAGCTTGTTGGCGTTGTCGCTCGCCGCCTTCATCGCAACCATGCGTGCTGCATGCTCGGAGGCGACGTTTTCCAGCAGTGCCTGGTACACCAGCGACTCGATGTAACGCGTCATCACGTGCTCCAGCACGGTCGCGGCATCGGGTTCGTACAGGTAATCCCAGTCGTGGTGAGCGACCTGCTTCTCAGCCGGCGGCAGCGGCAGCAGCTGATCGAAGCTGGCCTTCTGCGTCATGGTGTTCACGAAGCGGTTGTAGACCAGGTACACGCGGTCGACCTTGCCTTCGGTGAAGGCGTCGAGCATGACCTTGATCACACCGATCAGCGATTCCAGCTTCGGCACGTCGCCGATGTGGGTCACGCTGCCGACCATGTTGACCTTCACGCGTCGGAAGAAGGTCGATGCCTTCTGGCCGATGGTCACCAGGTCCACTTCAGCACCCTTGTCCTGCCATGCCTTGGCTTCGCCCAGCATCTTGCGGAACAGGTTGTTGTTCAGGCCGCCGGCCAGGCCGCGATCGGAGGAGATCACGATGAAACCGACCCGCTTGACCTGCTCGCGCTCGACCAGGAACGGATGCTGGTAGTCGGTGCTGGCCTGGGCCAGATGACCGATCACCTGCTTCATCGCCTGCGCGTACGGACGCGAGGTCTTCATCCGATCCTGCGCCTTGCGGATCTTGGAGGCCGAGACCATTTCCAGGGCGCGCGTCACCTTGCGGGTGTTCTGCACGCTCTTGATCTTGGTTTTGATTTCGCGTCCGCTTGCCATCTCTTGTTTCCCGTGGCGCGGGGCTGATGCCCCGCGTTGTTCAACCGTTTGTCATCTGGTCCAGCGGAGCCAGCGGCTCCGCTCTACAGGACCGCGATTACCAGCTGCCGGTGGTCTTGAACTCGGCGATGCCCTTCTTGAAGGCACCTTCGATGTCGTTGTCCCAACCGCCGGTGGCGTTGACCTTGCTGATCAGCTCGCCCTGGGTGTTGGCGAAGTGGGCGTGCAGGCCTTCTTCGAACGCCAGCAGCTTGTTGACCGGCACGTCGTCGAGGTAACCCTCGTTGACGGCGTAGATCGACAGCGCCTGGTTGGCGATCGACATCGGCGCGTACTGCTTCTGCTTCATCAGCTCGGTGACGCGCTGGCCACGCTCCAGCTGCTTGCGGGTCGCTTCGTCCAGGTCCGAGGCGAACTGCGCGAACGCAGCCAGCTCGCGGTACTGGGCCAGCGAGATACGGATGCCGCCCGACAGCTTCTTGATGATCTTGGTCTGGGCCGAGCCACCGACGCGCGACACCGAGATACCCGCGTTCACGGCCGGGCGGATGCCGGCGTTGAACAGGTCGGTTTCCAGGAAGATCTGGCCGTCGGTGATCGAGATCACGTTGGTCGGAACGAAGGCGGACACGTCGCCGGCCTGGGTTTCGATGATCGGCAGCGCGGTCAGCGAACCGGTCTTGCCGGTGACCTTGCCTTCGGTGAACTTCTCGACGTACTCCTCGGACACGCGGGCTGCGCGCTCAAGCAGACGGGAGTGCAGGTAGAACACGTCACCCGGGTAGGCTTCACGACCCGGCGGGCGCTTCAGCAGCAGCGAGATCTGGCGGTAGGCGACGGCCTGCTTGGACAGATCGTCGTACACGATCAGCGCGTCTTCGCCGCGGTCCATGAAGTACTCACCCATGGTGCAGCCCGAGTAGGCGCTGATGTACTGCATGGCAGCCGATTCGGAAGCGGTCGCGGCCACCACGATGGTGTGGGCCAGCGCGCCGTTCTCTTCCAGCTTGCGCACGATGTTGGCGATGGTCGAAGCCTTCTGGCCGATCGCAACGTACACGCACTTGATGCCGGTGCCCTTCTGGTTGATCACCGCATCGATCGCCATCGCGGTCTTGCCGGTCTGGCGGTCGCCGATGATCAGCTCGCGCTGGCCACGGCCGATCGGGATCATCGAGTCGACCGACTTGTAACCCGTCTGCACCGGCTGGTCGACCGACTTGCGCCAGATCACGCCCGGAGCAACGCGCTCCACCGGAGCGGTCAGGTCGGTGCCCAGCGGGCCCTTGCCGTCGATCGGCTCGCCCAGCGCGTTCACGACGCGGCCCAGCAGTTCCGGACCGACCGGCACTTCCAGGATGCGGCCGGTGGTCTTGGCGACGTCACCTTCGCGCAGGTGCTCGTAGTCACCCAGGACCACGGCGCCGACCGAGTCGCGCTCCAGGTTCAGGGCCAGTGCGAAGGTGTTGTTCGGCAGTTCGATCATTTCGCCCTGCATCACGTCGGCCAGACCGAAGATGCGCACGATGCCGTCGGACACGCTGGTCACGGTGCCTTCGTTGCGCGATTCCGCGGCCAGCTTGACCTTCTCGATGCGGTTCTTGATCAGTTCGCTGATTTCGGAGGGGTTGAGCGTGGTTGCCATCGTCAAGTCCTAGTGCCGGCAGCGGGGCCGGACGTTAAATGAATTCAGTTAGCGAGCGCGGTCTGCAGACGGGCCAGCTTGCCCTTCAGCGAACCATCGATGACCACGTCGCCGGCGTCGATCACGGCGCCGCCGATCAGCGAGGCATCGACCGCGGTGGTCACGTCGACCTCGCGGTTGAAGCGCTTGCGCAGCGCGACCTTGATCGCGTCCAGTTCACCGGCCGACAGTTCGGCGGCCGAGGTGACGGTGGCCTTGACCACGTGCTCGGCTTCGGCGCGCAGGGCGTCGAACATGCCGGAGATTTCCGGCAGCAGCGGCAGACGATGCGATTCGGCCAGAATGGCCAGGAAGCGCGAGTAGGTCTCGCCGTGCGACACCGGCGCCAGCAGGGCGACGGCGTCGTCACGACCCAGCTCCGGGTTGGCGAGCAGGGCCGCCACGCGCGGGTCGGCGGCGACGTGGGCGGAGAACGCCAGGGCGTCCGACCACGGCGCGAACGCGCCTTCGTCGCGCGCGGTCGCGAACGCGGCGCGGGCGTACGGGCGGGCAAGCGTGAGGGCCTGGCTCATCCTTAGATCTCCGAGGCCAGCTCGTCGAGCAGCGCCTTGTGGGCGTTGGCGTCGATTTCGCGCTTGAGCAGCTTTTCGGCACCGGTCACGGCCAGCGCTGACACCTGCTTGCGCAGATCTTCACGGGCACGGTTGGCGGCGGCGTCGATTTCAGCCTGGGCCAGTTCCTTCTGACGGGTGGCTTCGGTGATCGCTTCGTTGCGGGCAGCATCGACGATCTGGTTGGCACGTGCGTGGGCCTGATCGATGATCTCGTTGGCCTTGGTGCGTGCTTCCTTCAGCGCTTCGTTGACCTTCTCCTGCGCCTGGGCCAGATCTTTCTGGCTGCGGTCGGCAGCAGCGAGGCCTTCAGCAATCTTCTGCTGGCGCTCTTCGATCGCGTTCATCAGCGGCGGCCAGATCTTGGTCGCGATGATCCAGATCAGACCAGCGAAGGCCAGCGCCTGCGCAAGAAGGGTGAAATTGATATTCATGGTTAGCTCGATCGCTGGTTTCGGGGTGGACGCGCCGCCGTAGCGGCGCATCCGGCCTTCATCCGAAACCGGGTGCATCAGCACCCGGTCGTCTCAAACCGCTGTATCAGCCGGCCAGAGCCTTGGTGACGGCGCCAGCGAAGGCAGCCGACAGCGGGTTGGCGAAGGCCAGCAGCAGGCCGACGGCGACCGAGATGATGAACGCGGCGTCGATCAGGCCGGCGGTGATGAACATGCGGACCTGCAGGACCGGGATCAGTTCCGGCTGGCGGGCGGCCGACTCCAGGAACTTACCAGCCATGATGGCCAGACCCAGACCGGCGCCCAGCGCGGCCAGGCCGATCATGATGCCGACGGCAAGGGCGGTGGAGCTCTGAATCTGCGCGAAGTTGGTCAGGACGGCGAAGTACATGGTTATCTCCAGGAACTTAAGTTGCTAAGGGTGATGAAACGGATGAAGGTTGAAACGCGTTGAAGCTTGAAACTCAGTGAGCGTCTTCCGACAGGCTCAGGTACACGATCGACAGCATCATGAAGATGAAGGCCTGCAGCGGGATTACCAGCAGGTGGAACAGCATCCAGCCGAGGCCGAACACACCACCGGCAATGGCACCGAAGAAACCGGCACCACCCAGCACCCAGATCAGCAGGAACACGATTTCGCCGCCGAACATGTTGCCGAACAGTCGCATCGCCAGCGAGATCGGCTTGCTCAGCCACTCGACGATGTTGAGGATCAGGTTGAACGGCATCATCCACTTGCCGAACGGCGCCGTCAGGAATTCCTTGATGAAGCCGCCAAGGCCCTTCGACTTCAGTGCGAAGAACAGCATCAGGAAGAACACGCTGATGGCCATGCCCAGGGTGGCATTGACGTCAGCGGTCGGGACCGGCTTCCAGTAGTGCACGCCCACCCATTCCAGCGGCTTGGCGATGAAATCGGCCGGGATCATCTTCAGCAGATTCATCAGCAGAATCCAGAAGAAGATGGTGATGGCGATCGGCGTGACCAGCTTGCTCTTGCCGTGGTAGGTGTCCTTGGCCTGGCGGTCGACGAACTCCAGGCAGATTTCCACGAAGGCCTGCCACTTGCCCGGCACACCGGCGGTGGCCTTGCGGGTGCCCAGCCAGAACGCGACAACGATCACCAGGCCCATCAGGACCGCGGTGAGGAAGGTATCGACGTGGATATGCCAGAACATACCCTCACCCTTGCCGACCGGCGCGGTCAGGTTGTGCAGGTGATGCTGGATGTAGCTGGTAGGGGTTAGAGCCTCGCCCGCCATGTGTCCGGAACCTTCAGTTAATTGAATTCTGTCAACGCCTGGCCATCGCCAGGACCTGGAACATCAAGCCGACGGCGATACCGGCCAACAGCGCCAATGCAGGCAGCTTGAAGACCAGGAACCCCACCAGCAGGACGCCGAAAACCACGACCCACTTGGCTACGATCGCAATGATCAGGCGAGCCATCGCCGATCCTGCTGCCACCGCTCCCCCGCCCAGTGCCATCCGCGCCGCCACCCAGCCACCGGCCGAAATGGCCACACCGGACGCCAGCGCGCCGAGGGCGTATTTCGGACCCACCAGCAGGAAGGCCAGGGCCAGGACAGCGACCGCGGCCAGCGGGTAGACCGCGGCGCGCAGCATCAGTCGCCGACCCGCATCAACGGAGTTCAGCACAGGACGTCCCGCGTGGTTGCAAGTGGAGGGCTGAGGCGGCTACAGCAGGGGGGCCTCATCGAGCCGCCAAATTATAGCAATGGGACAATTTGCGAGACAACCGCTGCCTGTTCATCCCGGGAAGCCGCAAGTTGCGGTAACGGTTACATTTTTGCGTGCCACCCGGGGGACAATGACGTCCGTATGATGCTGCGGCGCAATATTGAACTTTGGTCGCATCCGGCGGAACTTTCGCCCAACGCACCGGTCCGAACTTTCGACCTGCCTGCAGCAACCTCGTCGACGCTCCGCCCCGCAGGTCCCACGATGGCCCCGAAGCCCGGCTCCGGGGCCATCTTTTTGCATCGTGGCGACAGCGCTGAACCATGCACATCGCGTGGACCATACGTTCACGGATGGTGGACGCGCCTGTCCGGCACAGTGGATTTCATTCTGATGAACCACTGCAAGGACTCTTCGATGCGCTCCGTTCCCACCCTGCTCGCCCTCTCCCTGCTTGCCGCCGGCGCTTCGTTCGCCACTGCCGCCCACGCCGCCGAAGGCGATGATCGCTTCGCCCTGCGCCTGGGTGCGATGAACATCGACTCGGACAACACCCTGCGTGGCAAGACCAACGTCGCCGGCCAGGACATCGGCTTCTCGGAGGACTTCAAGCTGGGGGGCAAGGAATGGGAGCCGCGCATCGACGGCATGTTCCGCATCAGCAACCGCCAGCGCCTGCTGTTCAACTACTTCAAGTACGACAAGGACCGTCGCGAGACCCTCGGCCAGGACATTTCCTTCGGTGACGTCAACGTGCCGTCCGGCAGCTTCGTCAAGGGCGAGCTGAAGTACCAGGTGGCCAGCCTGGTCTATGACTACTCGGTGGTGGACACCGACACCTTCGATCTCGGCCTGCAGCTGGGTGCCGAGTACGCCAAGGTCAGCACCAAGGCATACGCGGATCTGGGCACCGTCTACGAAGGCCAGTTCCTCAACGAAAAGACCGACGGCGTAGCACCGGTGGTCGGCGCACGACTGAGCTTCACTCCGTCGGAGAAGTGGATGATCACGCTGCAGGGCCAGTACCTCAACACGCGCTGGGGCAGCTTCGACGACTACAAGGGCGACCTGAGTCGCGCCAACGCCATCGTCGACTACCGCTTCACTAAGAACTTCGGCGTGTTCGCCGGCTACGACTGGTTCAAGCTCGATGCGGACAAGAAGGGCAGCGACGGCACCATCGGCCTGAAGCAGGAATTCAAGGGCCCGGTGGCAGGCGTCAGCTTCGTGTTCTGATCCCCCGCTCCTTCCACACGCTCTCTCCTGGCGCGGCCTCCTGAACATCGGGGCCGCGCTTTTTTGTTTGCGACGCGGAGCTATGGGTAGAGTCGACTGTTAGTCGACTGCTTTCAGTCGTGATGCGGAAGAACCCGCGCTGCGCGCGCAAGTCGACTAACAGTCGACTCTACCGAAGCTGGGCATCACGGCGGCTGTTGCAGTGGCTCTGCGGCTAGACCGTCCGCAAGCCGAGCCGCTGCGCGGGTGGCAGGCGTTTGGACAAAGTAAAGGAGGAGGCGACCGCCGCAGGCGGGCGACGGGGGACATTTGTCGAAATGCCTGCCACCCGCGCAGTGGCCCGGACCCTCGCGATGACAACAGCCGAAGATATTCCTGCAGCCAACAAAAAAACCCCGGCAGGAACCGGGGCTTTTCGTTTGGAACGGCGCGGGCGCCCTACTTCTTCTTCGGCATGTACAGATCGGTGATCGTGCCGTCGTAGATTTCCGAGGCCATCGCCACCGATTCGCTCAGCGTCGGGTGCGCGTGGATGGTGTGGCCGATGTCTTCGGCTTCCGCACCCATCTCGATGGCCAGGCCGATCTCGGCCAGCAGGTCGCCGGCATGCACGCCAACGATCGCGCCACCGATGATGCGGTGGGTCTCTTCGTCGAAGATCAGCTTGGTGAAGCCTTCGGTACGGCCGATGCCGATCGCGCGGCCGCTGGCGGCCCACGGGAACTTGGCCACGCCCACCTTCAGGCCCTTGGCCTTGGCTTCGGTCTCGGTCACGCCGACCCAGGCGATTTCCGGGTTGGTATAGGCCACCGACGGAATCACGCGCGCCACCCACTCCTTCTTGTGGCCGGCAGCCACTTCAGCGGCCAGCTTGCCCTCGTGCGTGGCCTTGTGCGCCAGCATCGGGTTGCCGACGATGTCGCCGATGGCAAAGATGTGCGGCACGTTGGTGCGCATCTGACGGTCAACCGGAATGAAGCCACGGTCGGTGACCTGCACGCCGGCCTTCTCGGCATCGATCTTCTTGCCGTTCGGCGAGCGGCCCACGGCCACCAGCACACGGTCGAAGGTGCCCTGCGCCAACGCAGGCGCCTGGCCTTCCTCGGCGGCTTCGAAGGTGACGGTGATGCCCTTGGCATCGGCGGTGACGCCCGAGGCCTTGGTCTTCAGGTGCACGTCGATGCCCTGCTTCTTCAGGCGGTCGGCCAGCGGCTTGACCAGGTCCTTGTCGGCGCCCGGCATCAGCTGGTCCATGAACTCGACCACGGTGACCTTGCTGCCCAGCGCGCCATACACGGTGGCCATTTCCAGGCCGATGATGCCGCCGCCGACGACCAGCAGCGAGGCCGGCACGTCGGCCAGCTCCAGCGCGTCGGTGGAATCCATCACGCGCTTGTCGTCCCACGGGAAGTTCGGCAGCTTCACCGCCTGCGAACCGGCGGCGATGATGCACTTCTGGAAGCGCAGCAGCTGGGTGCTGCCGTCAGCGGCGGTGATTTCCAGCTCGTTGGCGGAAACGAACCTGCCGACGCCCTGCACACTGCGGACCTTGCGCTGCTTGGCCATGCCGGCCAGGCCCTTGGTCAGCTGGTTGACGACCTTTTCCTTGTACTGGCGCAGCTTGTCCAGGGTGATGGTCGGCTTGCCGAACTCGACGCCGAAATCACCGGCGTGGGCGACTTCGTCGATCACCGCGGCGGCATGCAGCAGCGCCTTTGACGGGATGCAGCCGACATTGAGGCAGACGCCGCCGAGGCTGGCGTAGCGCTCGACGAGCACCGTATCCAGGCCGACGTCGGCGGCGCGGAAGGCGGCGGTGTAGCCGCCCGGGCCCGAGCCCAGCACGACCATTTCGCATTCGATGTCGGCCGGCTTGCCGCTGGACAGCGCCGGCTTCGGTGCCGCCGGCTCGGCCGGGGCGCGGTGCGACGGAGTCACCGGCGGCTTGCTGGCCGGGGCGGCTGCAGCCGGGGCCGGCGCGGCGGCCTTGGCCGGGGCTTCGGCGGCGCCTTCGGCATCCAGCAGCACGACCACGGCGCCTTCGGACAGGGTGTCGCCCAGCTTGACCTTGATTTCCTTGACC
This genomic window from Stenotrophomonas maltophilia contains:
- a CDS encoding F0F1 ATP synthase subunit epsilon — its product is MSTIRCDIVSAEQEIFRGEATLVVATGELGELGIAPKHAPLITRLKPGKVVVTTPNGEQLDFAISGGILEVQPQVVTVLADTAIRAQDIDEASVRKAKEEAERILANRGEAMEVAEAQQKLAEAVVQLQALERLRKTLKH
- the atpD gene encoding F0F1 ATP synthase subunit beta — translated: MSQGKIVQIIGAVVDVEFPRESVPKVYDALKVDNTEITLEVQQQLGDGVVRTIALGSTDGLKRNLVATNTGRGISVPVGAGTLGRIMDVLGRPIDEAGPVAASDNWEIHRAAPSYEDQSPATELLETGIKVIDLMCPFAKGGKVGLFGGAGVGKTVNMMELINNIAKAHSGLSVFAGVGERTREGNDFYHEMKDSNVLDKVAMVYGQMNEPPGNRLRVALTGLTMAEYFRDEKDENGKGKDVLLFVDNIYRYTLAGTEVSALLGRMPSAVGYQPTLAEEMGVLQERITSTKNGSITSIQAVYVPADDLTDPSPATTFAHLDSTVTLSRSIASLGIYPAVDPLDSTSRQMDPLVIGHEHYDTAQRVQQTLQKYKELKDIIAILGMDELSEEDKQAVSRARKIERFFSQPFHVAEVFTGSPGKYVPLKDTIRGFKAIVDGEYDHLPEQAFYMVGGIEEAVEKAKKMAEKA
- the atpG gene encoding F0F1 ATP synthase subunit gamma yields the protein MASGREIKTKIKSVQNTRKVTRALEMVSASKIRKAQDRMKTSRPYAQAMKQVIGHLAQASTDYQHPFLVEREQVKRVGFIVISSDRGLAGGLNNNLFRKMLGEAKAWQDKGAEVDLVTIGQKASTFFRRVKVNMVGSVTHIGDVPKLESLIGVIKVMLDAFTEGKVDRVYLVYNRFVNTMTQKASFDQLLPLPPAEKQVAHHDWDYLYEPDAATVLEHVMTRYIESLVYQALLENVASEHAARMVAMKAASDNANKLIGTLQLVYNKARQAAITQEISEIVGGAAAV
- the atpA gene encoding F0F1 ATP synthase subunit alpha gives rise to the protein MATTLNPSEISELIKNRIEKVKLAAESRNEGTVTSVSDGIVRIFGLADVMQGEMIELPNNTFALALNLERDSVGAVVLGDYEHLREGDVAKTTGRILEVPVGPELLGRVVNALGEPIDGKGPLGTDLTAPVERVAPGVIWRKSVDQPVQTGYKSVDSMIPIGRGQRELIIGDRQTGKTAMAIDAVINQKGTGIKCVYVAIGQKASTIANIVRKLEENGALAHTIVVAATASESAAMQYISAYSGCTMGEYFMDRGEDALIVYDDLSKQAVAYRQISLLLKRPPGREAYPGDVFYLHSRLLERAARVSEEYVEKFTEGKVTGKTGSLTALPIIETQAGDVSAFVPTNVISITDGQIFLETDLFNAGIRPAVNAGISVSRVGGSAQTKIIKKLSGGIRISLAQYRELAAFAQFASDLDEATRKQLERGQRVTELMKQKQYAPMSIANQALSIYAVNEGYLDDVPVNKLLAFEEGLHAHFANTQGELISKVNATGGWDNDIEGAFKKGIAEFKTTGSW
- a CDS encoding F0F1 ATP synthase subunit delta, which produces MSQALTLARPYARAAFATARDEGAFAPWSDALAFSAHVAADPRVAALLANPELGRDDAVALLAPVSHGETYSRFLAILAESHRLPLLPEISGMFDALRAEAEHVVKATVTSAAELSAGELDAIKVALRKRFNREVDVTTAVDASLIGGAVIDAGDVVIDGSLKGKLARLQTALAN
- a CDS encoding F0F1 ATP synthase subunit B gives rise to the protein MNINFTLLAQALAFAGLIWIIATKIWPPLMNAIEERQQKIAEGLAAADRSQKDLAQAQEKVNEALKEARTKANEIIDQAHARANQIVDAARNEAITEATRQKELAQAEIDAAANRAREDLRKQVSALAVTGAEKLLKREIDANAHKALLDELASEI
- the atpE gene encoding F0F1 ATP synthase subunit C, whose translation is MYFAVLTNFAQIQSSTALAVGIMIGLAALGAGLGLAIMAGKFLESAARQPELIPVLQVRMFITAGLIDAAFIISVAVGLLLAFANPLSAAFAGAVTKALAG
- the atpB gene encoding F0F1 ATP synthase subunit A, which codes for MAGEALTPTSYIQHHLHNLTAPVGKGEGMFWHIHVDTFLTAVLMGLVIVVAFWLGTRKATAGVPGKWQAFVEICLEFVDRQAKDTYHGKSKLVTPIAITIFFWILLMNLLKMIPADFIAKPLEWVGVHYWKPVPTADVNATLGMAISVFFLMLFFALKSKGLGGFIKEFLTAPFGKWMMPFNLILNIVEWLSKPISLAMRLFGNMFGGEIVFLLIWVLGGAGFFGAIAGGVFGLGWMLFHLLVIPLQAFIFMMLSIVYLSLSEDAH
- the lpdA gene encoding dihydrolipoyl dehydrogenase, with product MATIEVKVPDIGDYSDVPVIEVLVAVGDTVKKDQGLVTLESDKATLEVPSSAAGVVKEIKVKLGDTLSEGAVVVLLDAEGAAEAPAKAAAPAPAAAAPASKPPVTPSHRAPAEPAAPKPALSSGKPADIECEMVVLGSGPGGYTAAFRAADVGLDTVLVERYASLGGVCLNVGCIPSKALLHAAAVIDEVAHAGDFGVEFGKPTITLDKLRQYKEKVVNQLTKGLAGMAKQRKVRSVQGVGRFVSANELEITAADGSTQLLRFQKCIIAAGSQAVKLPNFPWDDKRVMDSTDALELADVPASLLVVGGGIIGLEMATVYGALGSKVTVVEFMDQLMPGADKDLVKPLADRLKKQGIDVHLKTKASGVTADAKGITVTFEAAEEGQAPALAQGTFDRVLVAVGRSPNGKKIDAEKAGVQVTDRGFIPVDRQMRTNVPHIFAIGDIVGNPMLAHKATHEGKLAAEVAAGHKKEWVARVIPSVAYTNPEIAWVGVTETEAKAKGLKVGVAKFPWAASGRAIGIGRTEGFTKLIFDEETHRIIGGAIVGVHAGDLLAEIGLAIEMGAEAEDIGHTIHAHPTLSESVAMASEIYDGTITDLYMPKKK